One part of the Arthrobacter sp. EM1 genome encodes these proteins:
- a CDS encoding SDR family NAD(P)-dependent oxidoreductase — protein sequence MTNLQGAVVLVVGATGGLGSRIADQLESSGAIVARSSKSAGHDLRSPSVIREVLDATNAQHGRLDGLVVASGVVAFGSASDLEPATVDELFAVNTTSAIQLITQSQPYLAASAHDGREPFVVTLSGVVAETPVAGLAAYSASKAGLAAFVVAAAREYRRAGIRLVDARPGHTGTALSEHPIAGSAPRFGAPLDPDLVAARIINAIVDGEKDLPSTAFQTRPR from the coding sequence ATGACGAATCTTCAGGGTGCGGTTGTTCTGGTAGTCGGCGCCACCGGCGGGCTCGGCTCGCGGATCGCCGATCAGCTGGAGAGTAGCGGCGCCATTGTTGCCCGGTCGTCAAAGTCTGCTGGGCACGATCTACGTTCACCTTCTGTGATTCGGGAGGTGCTGGATGCCACGAATGCGCAGCACGGACGTCTCGACGGGCTGGTGGTTGCGTCCGGGGTCGTCGCCTTCGGCTCCGCATCAGACCTTGAACCCGCCACGGTGGACGAACTGTTCGCTGTGAACACGACCAGTGCGATCCAGCTCATTACCCAGAGCCAGCCCTACCTCGCGGCCTCGGCACATGACGGCCGGGAGCCCTTCGTGGTAACACTGAGCGGCGTTGTCGCTGAGACACCCGTCGCCGGTCTGGCAGCATACTCGGCGTCGAAAGCTGGGCTCGCGGCTTTTGTTGTCGCAGCGGCGCGCGAGTATCGTCGCGCGGGCATCCGACTCGTGGATGCCCGCCCAGGCCACACAGGCACCGCGCTGTCCGAGCACCCGATCGCCGGGTCAGCGCCGCGATTCGGAGCGCCGCTGGATCCAGACCTCGTTGCAGCGCGGATCATCAACGCGATCGTCGATGGCGAGAAGGATCTGCCCAGCACCGCCTTCCAGACGCGGCCGAGATGA
- a CDS encoding DUF488 family protein encodes MSTTTDVQVRRVYDPISDDDGVRVLVDHIWPRGMTKAKAALDEWCKDVSPSTELRKWYGHDPAKFDEFAKRYKAELKEPARAQALNHLSELAKDQRLTLLTATKAADISEAHVLADLIGR; translated from the coding sequence ATGTCGACTACAACTGATGTTCAGGTGCGCCGGGTCTATGATCCGATCAGCGACGACGACGGCGTCCGGGTTCTGGTAGACCACATCTGGCCCCGCGGGATGACCAAGGCCAAGGCGGCACTGGACGAGTGGTGCAAAGACGTCTCCCCGTCAACGGAGCTGCGCAAATGGTACGGCCACGACCCTGCCAAGTTCGACGAGTTTGCCAAGCGCTACAAGGCCGAGCTTAAAGAACCCGCCCGGGCGCAGGCGCTTAACCATCTGAGCGAACTCGCCAAGGACCAACGGCTGACGTTGCTGACGGCAACCAAAGCCGCCGACATCAGTGAGGCCCATGTCTTGGCCGACCTGATCGGACGGTAG
- the ychF gene encoding redox-regulated ATPase YchF, giving the protein MALTIGIVGLPNVGKSTLFNALTRNQVLAANYPFATIEPNVGVVNLPDPRLAKLAAVFGSQRLLPAPVSFVDIAGIVKGASEGEGLGNKFLANIREAEAIAQVVRVFADPDVIHVDGKVDPRSDMETINTELILADLQTIENAIPRIEKEVKIKKREAAELAAIQAAQAVLERGDTIFSSVKSDKLEMEHLRELSLLTAKPFIYVFNADEGILGSPEKQEELRAMVAPADAIFLDAKLESDLVELDEEEAREMLELNGQDESGLDQLARVGFHTLGLQTYLTAGPKETRAWTIHQGDTAPQAAGVIHSDFQRGFIKAEVVSFNDLIEAGSMAEAKSRGKVRIEGKEYVMADGDVVEFRFNV; this is encoded by the coding sequence GTGGCTCTTACTATTGGCATCGTCGGACTGCCCAACGTCGGCAAATCAACTCTTTTCAACGCACTGACCCGCAACCAGGTGCTCGCAGCGAACTACCCGTTCGCCACGATCGAGCCCAACGTTGGTGTGGTCAACCTGCCGGACCCGCGGCTCGCCAAGCTGGCCGCCGTCTTTGGGTCCCAGCGTCTGCTGCCGGCTCCGGTGTCGTTTGTGGACATCGCCGGTATCGTCAAGGGCGCGTCGGAGGGCGAAGGCCTGGGAAACAAGTTCCTTGCCAACATCCGCGAGGCCGAGGCCATCGCGCAGGTTGTCCGTGTGTTCGCTGATCCCGACGTCATCCACGTCGACGGCAAGGTGGATCCCCGCTCCGACATGGAGACCATCAACACCGAACTGATCCTGGCTGACTTGCAGACCATTGAAAATGCAATTCCCCGGATCGAAAAAGAAGTCAAGATCAAGAAGCGGGAAGCGGCTGAACTTGCAGCCATCCAGGCGGCCCAGGCCGTCCTGGAACGCGGCGACACCATCTTCTCCTCGGTCAAGAGCGACAAGCTGGAGATGGAACACCTCAGGGAGCTCAGCCTCCTCACGGCCAAGCCATTTATCTACGTTTTCAACGCGGACGAAGGTATCCTCGGCAGCCCCGAGAAGCAGGAAGAACTGCGGGCCATGGTTGCCCCGGCAGACGCCATCTTCCTCGACGCCAAGCTCGAGTCCGACCTCGTGGAACTGGACGAGGAGGAAGCCCGCGAGATGCTGGAACTGAACGGCCAGGACGAATCCGGACTCGACCAGCTGGCGCGCGTCGGCTTCCACACCCTTGGACTCCAGACTTACCTGACGGCCGGCCCCAAGGAAACCCGGGCGTGGACCATCCACCAGGGTGATACGGCCCCGCAGGCCGCCGGTGTGATCCATTCTGATTTCCAGCGCGGATTCATTAAGGCCGAGGTCGTCTCCTTCAACGATCTCATCGAAGCCGGTTCCATGGCCGAGGCGAAGTCCCGGGGCAAGGTCCGGATCGAAGGCAAGGAATACGTCATGGCCGACGGCGACGTGGTGGAGTTCAGGTTCAATGTGTAG
- a CDS encoding DNA recombination protein RmuC: MDAFALILSLLMLLIGAVAGAVVAYLLVRRRTAAVERDFDAVSGRLAEVSAQFAAADAERRLLAAQNRELGESRNQDGSVLRALAPVAEKLTAVQRQVSLLERDRLEQYGQLAQQLQEARLSDEQLLRSTHALESALRSNSARGQWGEVQLRRVVEAAGMLRHVDFHEQVHSGQAHGATEASVRPDLVVQLPGQKQLVVDAKVPLTSYLAAQELGASAAGPPHPQSLGGQQAHLLAHAKALKAHVDALSGKKYWDIPGNSPELVVCFLPAESILAAALSADPALLDYALSKNVVLASPSTLLAVLKSVAFTWRQDVLTDSARELFELARQLYERMGTLGENVTKLGSSLKTSVERYNSLVGTLEARVLPTARKLNALDAAGLVTPAAVEVTPRSVAAPELQPGNGSGTSAGNPGSDSGEEVRESAA, from the coding sequence ATGGACGCTTTTGCACTGATCCTTTCACTTCTGATGCTTCTCATTGGCGCCGTCGCCGGCGCCGTCGTGGCCTACCTGCTGGTGCGGCGACGAACCGCCGCGGTGGAGCGCGACTTCGACGCCGTCTCGGGCCGGCTTGCCGAGGTCAGCGCCCAGTTCGCCGCGGCGGACGCCGAGCGGCGACTGCTGGCAGCCCAGAACCGGGAACTCGGCGAATCCCGGAACCAGGACGGCAGCGTACTGCGGGCCCTGGCCCCGGTGGCGGAGAAGCTCACGGCCGTTCAGCGGCAGGTTTCGCTCCTGGAACGCGACCGCCTGGAACAGTACGGGCAGCTCGCGCAGCAGTTGCAGGAAGCCCGCCTTTCCGACGAACAGCTGCTGCGCTCAACGCATGCCCTTGAGTCCGCGCTGCGGTCCAACAGCGCCCGCGGACAGTGGGGTGAGGTCCAGTTGCGCCGCGTGGTCGAGGCCGCGGGGATGCTGCGCCATGTGGATTTCCACGAGCAGGTCCACAGCGGGCAGGCCCACGGCGCAACCGAGGCCAGTGTCCGGCCAGACCTGGTGGTGCAGCTTCCCGGTCAGAAGCAACTCGTCGTCGACGCGAAGGTACCGCTCACGTCCTATCTGGCGGCACAGGAGCTTGGTGCGTCCGCCGCGGGCCCGCCCCACCCACAGTCGCTGGGCGGGCAGCAGGCTCATCTCCTGGCCCATGCCAAGGCCTTGAAGGCCCATGTGGACGCGCTGAGCGGGAAAAAGTACTGGGACATTCCGGGCAACTCCCCGGAACTTGTGGTCTGTTTCCTGCCGGCCGAATCGATTCTCGCGGCCGCGCTGTCCGCGGACCCGGCCCTGCTGGACTATGCCCTGTCCAAGAATGTGGTGCTGGCATCGCCCTCAACCTTGTTGGCAGTGCTGAAATCCGTAGCCTTCACCTGGCGTCAAGACGTCCTGACGGACAGCGCCCGGGAGCTGTTTGAACTTGCCCGCCAGCTGTACGAACGGATGGGAACGCTCGGTGAGAACGTCACCAAGCTCGGCTCCTCGCTGAAAACCTCCGTGGAACGCTACAACTCCCTGGTGGGAACCCTGGAGGCGCGGGTGCTGCCGACGGCCCGGAAGCTCAATGCCCTGGACGCCGCAGGTCTGGTCACACCTGCTGCCGTGGAGGTGACGCCGCGTTCCGTGGCCGCCCCCGAACTCCAGCCCGGGAACGGTTCCGGGACCTCGGCCGGGAACCCCGGCAGCGACTCGGGCGAGGAGGTCCGGGAATCGGCAGCCTAG
- a CDS encoding 4-hydroxy-3-methylbut-2-enyl diphosphate reductase yields MTSTAVSIPMPTVPRRRRSPEEVLAAAAVAGPKRVLLAAPRGYCAGVDRAVIAVEKALEHYGPPVYVRKQIVHNVHVVSSLEEKGAIFVDETDEVPEGALVIFSAHGVSPAVVQSAEDRGLRTIDATCPLVTKVHKEAVRFAKDDFDILLIGHDGHEEVEGTAGEAPEHIQIINGPHEVGKVTVRDPEKVIWLSQTTLSVDETMETVRLLKERFPTLQDPPSDDICYATTNRQVAIKKISPQADLVIVVGSANSSNSVRLVEVALEYGAKASYRVDFANEVDESWFEGVATVGVTSGASVPEVLVKDVLRLLADYGYGTVEEVVTAEEDLLFSLPKELRATLKQAGDVTRALGGRGARTTQTS; encoded by the coding sequence ATGACCTCCACAGCCGTGTCCATTCCGATGCCAACCGTCCCGCGCCGTCGGCGTTCGCCGGAGGAAGTGCTGGCGGCAGCCGCCGTAGCGGGCCCCAAAAGGGTTCTGCTCGCCGCGCCGCGCGGCTACTGCGCCGGCGTCGACCGGGCAGTCATCGCGGTGGAAAAAGCGCTGGAGCACTACGGCCCTCCGGTTTACGTCCGCAAGCAGATCGTCCACAACGTGCACGTGGTGAGCTCCTTGGAGGAAAAAGGGGCAATCTTCGTTGACGAGACCGACGAGGTCCCCGAGGGTGCCCTGGTGATCTTCTCTGCCCACGGCGTCTCGCCGGCTGTGGTCCAGTCTGCCGAGGACCGGGGTCTGCGGACCATCGACGCGACCTGCCCGCTCGTCACCAAGGTGCACAAAGAAGCCGTGCGCTTCGCGAAGGACGACTTCGACATCCTCCTAATCGGCCATGACGGCCATGAGGAAGTCGAGGGAACGGCAGGCGAGGCTCCCGAGCACATCCAAATCATCAACGGCCCGCACGAGGTCGGCAAGGTTACGGTCCGGGACCCGGAAAAGGTCATCTGGCTTTCCCAGACCACGCTCAGCGTTGACGAAACGATGGAAACCGTCCGGCTCCTCAAGGAACGGTTCCCCACCCTGCAGGATCCGCCCAGCGACGACATCTGCTACGCGACAACTAACCGACAGGTCGCCATCAAGAAGATCTCACCCCAGGCCGACTTGGTCATCGTCGTCGGATCGGCAAACTCGTCGAACTCTGTCCGGCTCGTGGAAGTGGCCCTGGAGTACGGCGCGAAGGCTTCCTACCGGGTGGATTTCGCCAACGAGGTCGACGAATCCTGGTTCGAGGGGGTGGCGACCGTTGGTGTGACCTCGGGCGCCTCGGTTCCGGAAGTCCTGGTCAAGGACGTCCTGCGACTGCTGGCTGACTACGGCTACGGCACCGTCGAGGAAGTCGTCACGGCCGAGGAAGACCTGCTTTTCTCGCTGCCGAAAGAACTTCGCGCCACGTTGAAGCAGGCCGGGGACGTCACCCGTGCCCTCGGCGGCCGCGGGGCACGCACCACCCAGACCTCTTAG
- the xseA gene encoding exodeoxyribonuclease VII large subunit: MSEDAAAATTVPATAAETSPDNPWPLQLLSQKLKTHIDRAPSAWVEGQVIELNRRGTNAYLTLRDIDAEISLPASVWTNVLDRQESPLERGSRVVALLKAELWLKTGRLNMSVKDIRPVGLGDLLARIERLRHALAAEGLFSDARKKRLPLLPHRIGLITGRNSDAKKDVLRNAALRWPAVEFEVREVAVQGNTAVAQVIAALRELDADPAVDVIVIARGGGALEDLLPFSNEELIRAVSVASTPIVSAIGHEADRPILDDVADLRASTPTDAAKRIVPDVVEELARVRQAREQLRRGVTRLVERETDRLAALRSRPVLASPDVMVRGRYDDVERLTGRSRAAVTTAVVRASDQLVHLKAQVRALSPQKTLDRGYAVVQLAVGGSTPGTGHGVVRHPEQAPPGTPLTVRVAGGRFTAESTGGQEPAED; this comes from the coding sequence ATGTCTGAGGACGCCGCAGCAGCCACGACCGTTCCGGCCACGGCGGCAGAAACCAGCCCCGACAATCCTTGGCCCTTGCAGCTGTTGTCCCAAAAGCTCAAGACGCACATTGACCGCGCCCCGTCCGCCTGGGTCGAAGGCCAAGTGATCGAACTGAACCGGCGGGGCACCAACGCCTACCTCACGCTGCGAGACATCGACGCCGAAATCTCCCTGCCTGCGTCGGTCTGGACTAATGTGCTGGACCGGCAGGAAAGCCCGCTGGAACGAGGCTCCCGGGTCGTAGCCCTGCTCAAGGCGGAATTGTGGCTCAAGACCGGCAGGTTGAACATGTCGGTAAAGGACATCCGGCCGGTTGGCCTTGGTGACCTGCTCGCACGGATCGAGCGGCTCCGGCATGCCCTGGCGGCGGAAGGGCTCTTCTCCGATGCCCGCAAGAAGCGCCTGCCGCTGCTTCCGCACCGGATCGGCCTGATCACCGGGCGCAACTCGGACGCCAAGAAGGATGTGCTGCGCAACGCAGCACTGCGCTGGCCCGCTGTGGAATTCGAAGTCCGCGAGGTGGCTGTCCAGGGCAACACTGCGGTCGCACAGGTCATCGCCGCACTCCGCGAACTGGATGCGGACCCGGCGGTGGACGTCATCGTGATCGCCCGCGGCGGCGGTGCGTTGGAGGATCTGCTGCCGTTCAGCAACGAGGAACTTATCCGTGCGGTGTCCGTCGCGTCCACACCGATAGTGAGCGCGATCGGCCACGAGGCGGACCGGCCGATTCTTGACGATGTCGCGGATCTGCGCGCCTCCACCCCGACCGACGCTGCCAAGCGGATCGTCCCGGACGTCGTCGAGGAGCTCGCCCGGGTCCGTCAGGCCCGGGAGCAGCTTCGGCGCGGTGTCACCCGACTGGTGGAACGCGAAACGGACCGGTTGGCGGCGTTGAGATCCCGACCTGTGCTGGCGTCCCCCGACGTTATGGTCAGGGGCCGGTACGACGACGTCGAACGGCTCACGGGCCGTTCCCGGGCCGCGGTCACCACCGCCGTCGTGCGGGCGTCTGACCAGCTGGTGCACCTGAAGGCCCAGGTCCGGGCCCTCTCGCCGCAGAAAACCCTGGACCGGGGATATGCGGTAGTGCAGCTCGCCGTCGGCGGTTCGACCCCGGGCACCGGGCACGGCGTTGTGCGGCACCCCGAGCAGGCTCCGCCCGGCACTCCCCTCACCGTTCGCGTGGCCGGTGGCCGGTTCACCGCAGAGTCGACCGGTGGCCAGGAACCCGCCGAAGACTAA
- a CDS encoding exodeoxyribonuclease VII small subunit, whose translation MAAETTPGNDIDALSYEEAREELVGVVSRLEAGGVSLEESLSLWERGEALAKRCEQWLEGARKRLSAARDLAARDSPE comes from the coding sequence ATGGCAGCAGAAACCACGCCCGGCAACGACATTGATGCCCTGAGCTATGAGGAAGCCCGCGAGGAGCTCGTCGGGGTCGTCAGCAGACTCGAGGCAGGCGGCGTAAGCCTTGAGGAGTCGCTGTCTTTGTGGGAACGCGGCGAGGCTCTGGCCAAACGCTGCGAACAATGGCTCGAGGGTGCCCGCAAGCGCCTGTCCGCGGCCCGGGACCTAGCCGCCCGGGACAGCCCGGAGTAG